A region of Chitinophaga horti DNA encodes the following proteins:
- a CDS encoding redoxin domain-containing protein, which yields MKRRFGCSLLLSCLLLCFACQSALAQYKPSWRTVPAVIYTGDTIGVVYDPVVAGYGDSLPVKGYVYVYRNFEWKGYDFPLTKTDTGYVGPFVIPEGTAALAWRFWVGDSIDNGRRFPNFAVVHDGKTRQMASGAYTEYALIRRRDRRGRISPLVREESLIEPRVMTIYLPKEWLDLSVRRHRFPEVALNLREAYGNRVDSVLRAGAAEIAALPDVTEKDLLTLANVYDGVFENRKGADSIKAIARAKYPNGLAVRLNEIFNLYLARTDSARVAGWDQFARQWPAAAYPYTDYLDEHYGDAHFFTGVLRNMSNIYYRQKNWKALSNLFSTCPYLMLEDSYTHFIDYALRLDEPPHTEKELAVLGQTIIDTMLVRSKSADSYRAGRGLYAESEWAVLNIRMNKSVFAYQAVLLAKLGRYKDALRYAEIVRPYMGSSKIEFNHAYALSLAKTGREKDALQVIRAAIYTGSYTPEMLDILRKQYVKEHKSDKDFADYVTSLISKEYLERQHEEIRKSMVNLPATDFTLLNTKGQQVALAQQKGKIVVIDFWATWCYYCKLAMPGMQMAVDKYQQDKNVAFYFIATMEQHPDYKKMITDFIKEKQYSFNVLYDDKNPATGKLDAVYAGFAPALKASGIPLKVIIDQEGKVRWSSTGGSANHIALADEVSYVIELLKKEKG from the coding sequence ATGAAAAGAAGATTTGGCTGCAGCCTTTTATTAAGCTGCTTGTTGCTCTGTTTTGCCTGTCAGTCTGCATTGGCGCAGTATAAACCATCATGGCGCACCGTGCCGGCTGTGATTTACACGGGCGATACGATTGGTGTGGTATATGACCCGGTGGTGGCAGGGTACGGCGACAGCTTGCCGGTAAAAGGCTATGTGTATGTGTACAGGAATTTTGAGTGGAAAGGGTACGACTTCCCTCTAACGAAAACCGATACGGGTTACGTTGGCCCATTTGTAATACCTGAAGGTACAGCTGCATTGGCATGGCGTTTCTGGGTGGGCGACAGCATCGATAATGGCCGCCGTTTTCCCAACTTCGCCGTAGTGCATGATGGTAAAACCAGGCAGATGGCTTCCGGTGCATATACCGAGTACGCGCTCATTCGCCGCCGCGACCGCCGTGGCCGCATTTCACCGCTCGTAAGGGAAGAGTCGCTGATCGAGCCACGCGTAATGACGATCTACCTGCCTAAAGAGTGGCTCGACCTGTCGGTGCGCCGCCACCGCTTTCCGGAAGTAGCACTGAATTTGCGCGAGGCGTATGGAAACCGTGTGGATAGTGTATTACGCGCCGGTGCTGCGGAGATAGCAGCATTGCCGGATGTGACTGAGAAGGACTTGTTAACGCTCGCAAACGTATACGATGGCGTGTTTGAAAATCGCAAAGGAGCCGACTCCATCAAAGCGATCGCACGCGCTAAATACCCCAACGGCCTGGCTGTAAGGCTTAACGAAATCTTCAACCTGTACCTGGCCCGCACCGATTCAGCAAGGGTGGCCGGCTGGGATCAATTCGCCCGCCAATGGCCGGCAGCTGCTTATCCCTATACCGATTACCTCGACGAGCACTATGGCGATGCGCACTTCTTCACAGGTGTGCTGCGCAACATGTCCAACATCTACTACCGCCAAAAGAACTGGAAGGCGCTGAGCAATTTGTTCAGCACTTGTCCGTACCTGATGCTGGAAGACAGCTACACGCATTTCATCGATTACGCTTTACGGTTGGACGAGCCGCCTCACACTGAAAAGGAACTGGCCGTACTCGGACAAACCATCATCGATACCATGCTGGTGCGCAGTAAGTCAGCGGACAGCTACCGTGCTGGTCGCGGTTTGTATGCCGAGAGCGAATGGGCGGTATTGAACATCAGGATGAACAAGAGCGTGTTTGCTTACCAGGCCGTGTTACTGGCCAAACTAGGCCGTTATAAAGATGCACTGCGTTACGCTGAAATCGTACGTCCATATATGGGCAGCAGCAAGATCGAGTTTAATCATGCCTATGCACTGTCGCTGGCCAAAACTGGTCGCGAAAAGGATGCTTTGCAGGTCATTCGCGCGGCGATTTACACCGGTTCCTACACGCCCGAAATGCTCGATATCCTGCGCAAGCAATATGTAAAAGAGCATAAGTCGGACAAGGATTTTGCTGACTACGTCACGTCACTTATTTCCAAAGAGTACCTGGAAAGACAACATGAAGAAATCCGCAAATCGATGGTGAACCTGCCGGCGACCGACTTTACGTTGCTCAACACCAAAGGTCAGCAGGTAGCACTGGCACAACAAAAAGGGAAGATCGTGGTGATTGACTTCTGGGCTACCTGGTGTTACTATTGCAAATTGGCTATGCCGGGCATGCAGATGGCGGTAGATAAGTACCAGCAGGATAAAAACGTCGCGTTCTATTTCATCGCTACGATGGAGCAACATCCGGACTATAAAAAGATGATCACGGATTTTATCAAAGAGAAGCAGTATTCATTTAACGTGCTGTACGATGATAAAAATCCTGCTACCGGCAAACTGGATGCAGTGTACGCCGGCTTTGCGCCTGCGTTGAAAGCGAGCGGTATTCCTTTAAAAGTGATCATCGACCAGGAAGGGAAAGTGCGCTGGTCCAGTACGGGCGGCTCTGCCAACCACATTGCGCTGGCAGATGAAGTGAGTTATGTGATTGAATTGTTGAAGAAAGAAAAAGGTTGA
- a CDS encoding TlpA family protein disulfide reductase, protein MKKIVWCAAMVLAMMAVKAQAQDNAIATKRTAYYKAYGEQDSAKAIVLAKQFLKDYPMDKTDVEADAKANVQYYRIYQKLLTIPAKEMNKNVATYINELPFLSLVDFYYHSISLYLLHKIEAPASLLERSEIIIKRMPAFKTAPREYANLSKAEWDLKYERAYRDMIFTHTSLLHAVGRNAEALPFAEELNAFFKYKNASLNQEHIDILLALKKKREAHTVLENSVRNNQATPAMLDMLKANYVAKYKTEEGFDKYRETLRDEDVEAAMKEELKKEFIKKDLPAFTLYDVNGNKVSSADWKGKIVVLDFWASWCAPCKAAFPGMKMAQDRLSEQKDVAFYFIVVHEHKKGYKDDINKFIKDNNYPFTVLFDGFDDAKSSDEAAKQLNVTAIPHKMILDKEGKLRFSVISYMGSPSRLADEIVMMVNMTRE, encoded by the coding sequence ATGAAGAAAATTGTATGGTGCGCGGCAATGGTGCTGGCCATGATGGCTGTTAAGGCACAGGCGCAGGATAACGCGATAGCGACGAAGCGAACAGCTTATTACAAAGCATATGGCGAGCAGGATTCCGCCAAAGCAATTGTGCTGGCAAAACAGTTCCTGAAAGATTACCCGATGGATAAAACCGATGTAGAGGCGGACGCGAAGGCCAATGTGCAGTACTATCGCATCTACCAGAAGTTACTGACCATCCCCGCGAAGGAGATGAACAAAAACGTGGCCACGTACATCAACGAGCTGCCGTTCTTAAGCCTGGTCGATTTTTACTACCATAGCATTTCCCTGTACCTGCTGCATAAGATAGAAGCACCGGCATCTCTGCTGGAAAGATCGGAGATCATTATTAAACGAATGCCTGCTTTCAAAACTGCTCCCCGTGAATACGCCAACCTGAGCAAAGCGGAGTGGGACCTCAAGTACGAAAGGGCTTACCGGGATATGATCTTTACGCATACAAGCCTGCTGCATGCTGTAGGCCGCAACGCAGAAGCACTGCCTTTTGCGGAGGAACTGAATGCTTTTTTCAAATACAAAAACGCGTCGTTGAACCAGGAGCATATCGACATACTGCTGGCGCTGAAGAAGAAGCGCGAAGCGCATACGGTGCTGGAAAACAGTGTGCGTAACAACCAGGCTACACCAGCCATGCTCGACATGCTGAAAGCGAATTACGTAGCTAAGTACAAGACAGAAGAGGGTTTTGATAAGTATCGCGAAACGCTGCGTGACGAAGATGTGGAAGCAGCCATGAAGGAGGAACTGAAGAAAGAATTCATCAAAAAAGACCTGCCTGCCTTTACCCTTTACGATGTGAACGGCAACAAAGTAAGCTCCGCCGATTGGAAAGGAAAGATCGTCGTGCTGGACTTCTGGGCCTCCTGGTGTGCGCCGTGTAAAGCGGCTTTCCCGGGCATGAAAATGGCGCAGGACCGTCTCTCCGAGCAGAAAGACGTGGCGTTTTACTTCATTGTGGTGCATGAGCACAAGAAGGGATATAAAGACGACATCAATAAATTTATCAAAGACAATAACTATCCGTTCACCGTGCTGTTCGATGGCTTCGACGATGCAAAGTCGAGCGATGAAGCAGCAAAGCAGTTAAATGTAACAGCCATTCCGCACAAGATGATATTGGATAAAGAAGGTAAACTGCGCTTTAGTGTCATCAGCTACATGGGCAGTCCCTCCAGGCTGGCAGATGAAATTGTTATGATGGTTAACATGACAAGGGAATAA
- a CDS encoding PKD-like family lipoprotein has translation MKSIIKYLLIVVVAAAACKKDEGNYSYHRADTPVIDTTGMQGTYNIEQLGNLYVAPKVSYEGDTGNLSYQWLVYQKSTSSYVIGPPKQVATKRVLDGQMTLAPGNYYLELVATDKSNNMVSSARFLLNILAYMESGWLVMHSANNETDLDYIATKSILPSAPEKRLRNLFLTNTGAKLKGNGQALGYSRRSNSDYNWITIGTDQELRRVNGFSLTELARDQKLFRRGWQHLIRRRR, from the coding sequence ATGAAAAGCATCATAAAATATTTACTCATTGTAGTGGTAGCAGCTGCGGCCTGTAAAAAGGACGAGGGGAACTACAGCTACCACCGTGCCGATACGCCAGTGATCGATACCACGGGTATGCAGGGCACTTATAATATCGAGCAGCTGGGCAACCTGTACGTAGCGCCTAAAGTATCCTACGAAGGTGATACCGGCAACCTCAGTTACCAATGGCTGGTGTACCAGAAATCGACCAGCTCTTATGTGATTGGTCCGCCAAAACAGGTGGCGACAAAAAGAGTGCTGGACGGACAAATGACGCTCGCTCCCGGTAACTACTATTTGGAATTGGTAGCCACAGACAAATCTAATAACATGGTGAGCAGCGCCCGTTTTCTGCTGAACATCCTGGCTTATATGGAAAGCGGCTGGCTGGTGATGCACTCGGCCAACAATGAAACCGACCTGGATTACATTGCCACCAAAAGCATACTGCCGTCCGCTCCTGAAAAGCGTTTGCGTAACCTGTTCCTCACCAACACCGGCGCAAAGCTGAAAGGTAACGGGCAGGCTTTAGGATACAGTCGTCGCAGCAACTCGGACTATAACTGGATCACCATTGGCACTGACCAGGAATTACGCCGCGTGAATGGCTTTTCACTGACAGAGCTGGCGCGTGATCAGAAGCTGTTCAGGAGGGGGTGGCAACACTTAATCCGCAGGCGCAGATGA
- a CDS encoding DUF4843 domain-containing protein codes for MAMLPAVLAVSACNKDVDSYSNDPRVYFFERTNSAIPVKVSGKSFTFVLMPATVTEDTLLVAAKIMGAAAKTDRSFAAAADTGSTATPTTDYKILPGVIKADSLTGYLPVVLYRREELKTVIKKLNLKIVDGGDFKAGATEEIRMQLLWNDNLIKPANWDTRPGLVTYFGAYSTVKYRFIIDVLGRSEFPLQTSNVFTPGMLTNAAMMDLKDQVRVALQAYNASHTPALTDENGQLVILP; via the coding sequence ATGGCAATGCTGCCGGCTGTACTGGCAGTGAGCGCCTGTAATAAAGATGTGGACAGCTATTCCAACGATCCGCGTGTTTACTTTTTCGAGCGTACGAATAGTGCGATCCCGGTAAAGGTATCGGGCAAGTCTTTCACTTTTGTGTTGATGCCGGCGACTGTAACAGAAGATACCCTGCTGGTGGCAGCGAAAATTATGGGAGCGGCTGCCAAGACGGACCGTAGTTTTGCAGCGGCTGCCGACACCGGCTCTACCGCTACACCTACGACGGACTATAAGATCCTGCCGGGTGTGATCAAGGCCGATAGTCTTACAGGTTACCTGCCCGTGGTACTGTACCGCAGGGAGGAGCTGAAAACAGTCATCAAAAAACTGAACCTGAAGATCGTGGATGGCGGCGACTTTAAAGCCGGAGCTACCGAGGAAATCAGGATGCAGTTGCTTTGGAACGATAACCTCATCAAGCCCGCCAACTGGGATACCCGTCCCGGCCTGGTGACTTACTTCGGCGCGTATTCCACCGTAAAGTATCGCTTCATTATCGATGTGTTAGGCAGAAGCGAGTTTCCGCTGCAAACCTCCAACGTGTTTACACCAGGAATGTTAACTAATGCCGCGATGATGGACCTGAAAGACCAGGTCCGGGTAGCATTGCAGGCCTATAACGCCTCGCACACGCCGGCACTTACGGATGAAAATGGACAGCTGGTGATCCTTCCTTAA